A single window of Kitasatospora sp. HUAS MG31 DNA harbors:
- a CDS encoding response regulator transcription factor has protein sequence MSVLLEHPANVVAYRPTKPTAMVVIADPRVRNTVTRHLWALGVRDVIEVSSIAEARPRVNTPRDICIADVHLPDGSGLTILAETRAAGWPNGLALSAADDIGAVRSALAGGVKGYVVTGTRTNLAMPGRPGLPIGAAGLAGRMRRPGMPGHPGAHGQPGASAAPGAPGTQTAAYRELSGREVEVLRLVAEGQSNKAIGVAMGLSALTVKSHLARIARKLGTGDRAGMVAVALRTGIIH, from the coding sequence GTGTCGGTCCTTCTTGAGCACCCCGCAAACGTGGTCGCGTACCGCCCGACGAAGCCCACCGCGATGGTGGTCATCGCTGATCCCCGCGTCCGGAACACCGTCACCCGGCACCTGTGGGCCCTGGGCGTCCGCGACGTCATCGAGGTCTCCTCGATCGCCGAGGCCCGCCCCCGGGTCAACACGCCGCGCGACATCTGCATCGCCGACGTGCACCTGCCGGACGGCTCCGGCCTGACCATCCTGGCCGAGACCCGCGCCGCCGGCTGGCCCAACGGGCTGGCGCTGTCCGCCGCCGACGACATCGGCGCGGTCCGCAGCGCGCTGGCCGGCGGGGTCAAGGGCTACGTGGTCACCGGTACCCGGACCAACCTGGCCATGCCCGGCCGCCCCGGACTGCCGATCGGCGCCGCCGGACTCGCCGGACGGATGCGCCGCCCCGGCATGCCGGGCCACCCCGGCGCGCACGGACAGCCCGGTGCGAGTGCCGCGCCCGGCGCCCCCGGCACGCAGACCGCCGCCTACCGGGAGCTCTCCGGCCGCGAGGTCGAGGTCCTGCGGCTGGTGGCGGAGGGCCAGTCCAACAAGGCGATCGGCGTCGCGATGGGCCTGTCCGCGCTCACCGTGAAGAGCCACCTCGCCCGGATCGCCCGGAAGCTGGGCACCGGCGACCGGGCCGGTATGGTCGCCGTCGCGCTGCGCACCGGAATCATCCACTGA